The Candidatus Thorarchaeota archaeon genome contains a region encoding:
- a CDS encoding PDGLE domain-containing protein, producing the protein MAKIEGMRYAMLFALVLVAILSVIVLFELASSAPDGFEWSLFEFVGIEEPEPWYAGLWSFMEEGPVTDAIAGAVGVFLALFLAYILFTQLAKRTTA; encoded by the coding sequence ATGGCAAAGATTGAAGGAATGCGATACGCGATGCTCTTTGCTCTGGTGCTTGTGGCAATCCTCTCTGTGATTGTGCTCTTTGAGTTGGCCTCTTCCGCACCGGACGGATTCGAATGGTCGTTGTTCGAGTTCGTGGGCATCGAAGAGCCCGAGCCTTGGTATGCGGGCCTCTGGAGCTTCATGGAAGAAGGACCCGTGACAGATGCGATTGCTGGAGCGGTTGGTGTTTTTCTGGCCCTTTTCTTGGCCTACATCCTCTTCACACAGCTCGCAAAGAGAACTACCGCATAG
- a CDS encoding energy-coupling factor ABC transporter permease: protein ALYYSTRRIGRRFDAKTVPYIGVLAAIIFAAQFVNFPVPPSSAHLVGSTLVSVIVGPWAGMLVLFLVLVVQAIYGDGGVLTLSLNFFNMGIFSCLLGWILAMTFFTAFKKKWSEKQSVLLATAAASYITTVAVAFVLGLEMLTVPGVPLQFVGVITAVHAVIGFGEAFLTYVILLYFVKARPSIVSFLQGSETSEMGQWNEVLRLTSRAVSGGN, encoded by the coding sequence GGCACTGTACTATTCTACGAGACGCATTGGACGGCGTTTCGATGCTAAGACGGTGCCCTATATCGGGGTACTTGCAGCAATCATATTCGCAGCACAGTTCGTGAACTTCCCGGTCCCACCCTCAAGTGCACATCTAGTCGGGTCCACTCTGGTGTCTGTGATTGTAGGCCCGTGGGCAGGTATGCTGGTGTTGTTCTTGGTGTTAGTCGTTCAGGCAATCTATGGAGATGGAGGCGTCCTGACACTCAGCCTCAACTTCTTCAACATGGGCATCTTCTCATGTCTGTTGGGTTGGATCTTGGCAATGACCTTCTTCACCGCTTTCAAGAAGAAGTGGAGTGAGAAGCAGTCGGTTCTGCTGGCGACTGCCGCAGCATCTTATATCACGACCGTTGCGGTGGCCTTTGTGCTTGGTCTGGAGATGCTCACCGTGCCAGGAGTACCACTACAGTTCGTCGGCGTAATCACAGCTGTACATGCAGTCATAGGTTTTGGCGAAGCATTCCTCACATACGTGATACTACTCTACTTCGTAAAGGCACGACCTTCGATAGTGTCATTCCTACAGGGAAGTGAGACATCTGAGATGGGTCAGTGGAATGAAGTACTCAGGCTGACTTCTAGGGCTGTCAGTGGAGGTAATTAG